Proteins co-encoded in one Arachis hypogaea cultivar Tifrunner chromosome 11, arahy.Tifrunner.gnm2.J5K5, whole genome shotgun sequence genomic window:
- the LOC112721373 gene encoding uncharacterized protein, whose translation MDFTKAGAARKLQLEELECLRMEAYENAWIYKEKTKAFHDHHIRKKDFQQGNEVLLYNLRLRFMPGKLRFRWEGPFKVKKIKPYGVVELFDPQSDTTFKVNGHRVKKYHGYKSPRGVEVLLLEDAPKGEEA comes from the coding sequence ATGGATTTCACCAAGGCGGGTGCGGCTAGGAAATTACAACTAGAGGAGCTCGAGTGCTTGAGGATGGAGGCATATGAGAATGCCtggatatacaaggagaagactaaagcatttcatgaccatcacatTCGGAAGAAGGATTTCCAACAAGGTAatgaggttctcctctacaaTTTGAGGCTTAGATTCATGCCTGGAAAGCTCCGTTttagatgggaaggacccttcaaGGTGAAAAAGATAAAGCCCTATGGGGTAGTGGAATTGTTTGACCCTCAAAGTGACACAACTTTcaaagtgaatggacatagagtgaagaagtaccatggctacaagtCACCAAGAGGAGTGGAAGTGCTCCTACTTGAGGATGCACCAAAAGGAGAGGAAGCTTAA